The Cystobacter fuscus DSM 2262 genome includes a region encoding these proteins:
- a CDS encoding type VI secretion system Vgr family protein: MPTFDERLRQVARVASTATQLTQGLEGGNVVGTALSGVLSLLGGGSPLAHVRYMFSSTAEPEAPWHVRRVHTREALSELYELTVDLVLDGPFVDADALLGSSCTLGLERALLSRQVQGIARHVEDLGTLADKHMVRVHVVPALWELSQRIDSYIFQEMTVPQVLEDVLNEGLLPLKRKVNLSSLHREYPKREYCVQYAESDLDFVLRLMKEEGIGFLFEHSGEAEELVLVDDNSPFHPCQTLDSGPVWIANQAGGLAQMETLQGMEWSTSLRPTGVVVRDFDWTRPRFVLTKDAREQEASGREEYLYPAELSLSDYDKGGSHRYTQEDAAARARLLREGQQLGQKKGRGRGNVTGFCPGRTFELRGHARAGLDQTYLLTRVEHLGEAPEEHPLFSLEGSGEEVKPERYENRFECIPLSVPFRPEYPLVRSRVPGLQTAMVVGPAGEEIHTDEHGRIKVRFHWDRVGPENEKASCWVRVAQSWAGAGFGMFSIPRVGMEVVIDFLEGNPDRPLVIGCVYNGANPPPLKLPEERTRTTLRSQSSPGGSGSNELRFEDAKGQEQVFLHAQKDQLAVVEHDDTTQVKNDQSTTVDNNQTNTVKVNQTESVGGDQALTVSGNRTKTVKKNETVTVEQNRTQTVNVNETVTVHGERSLTVDGKETYSVGGTRAKTVTGKETVTLVAGRQTTVTTNDELTVSAERLVTADVKHQTTQGPTTFTFEGGHVELNAGSYITLVHGSGEVTIEDSGKISVRSGNEIELSCGGCSIKLTPTKIEILGAVEVALAGGAGTVKLDPAGVAVAGPTVSSMGANLNEVTGGLVKIN, encoded by the coding sequence ATGCCCACATTCGATGAGCGCCTGCGGCAGGTGGCGCGGGTCGCGTCCACGGCCACCCAACTCACCCAGGGCCTCGAGGGGGGCAATGTCGTTGGCACGGCCCTCTCCGGAGTGCTCTCGCTGCTCGGTGGCGGCAGTCCCCTGGCCCATGTGCGCTACATGTTCAGCTCCACGGCCGAGCCGGAGGCTCCCTGGCACGTGCGGCGCGTCCATACCCGGGAAGCGTTGTCCGAACTCTACGAGCTCACCGTCGACCTGGTGCTCGATGGGCCCTTCGTGGATGCCGACGCGCTGCTCGGCTCCTCGTGCACGCTGGGCCTGGAGCGAGCCCTGCTCTCACGCCAGGTGCAGGGGATCGCGCGCCACGTGGAGGACCTGGGCACCCTGGCCGACAAGCACATGGTGCGCGTCCATGTCGTCCCCGCCCTCTGGGAACTCTCCCAGCGCATCGACTCGTACATCTTCCAGGAGATGACGGTGCCGCAGGTGCTGGAGGACGTGCTGAACGAGGGGCTCCTCCCACTCAAGCGCAAGGTGAACCTGTCGTCGCTCCATCGCGAGTACCCCAAGCGCGAGTACTGCGTGCAGTACGCCGAGTCAGACTTGGACTTCGTCCTGCGGCTGATGAAGGAGGAGGGCATCGGCTTCTTGTTCGAGCACTCGGGCGAGGCCGAGGAACTCGTCCTGGTGGATGACAACTCGCCCTTCCATCCGTGCCAGACGCTCGACAGCGGCCCCGTGTGGATCGCCAACCAGGCCGGTGGTCTCGCTCAGATGGAGACGCTCCAGGGGATGGAGTGGTCCACCTCGTTGCGCCCGACGGGCGTGGTGGTGCGGGACTTCGACTGGACGCGGCCGAGGTTCGTGCTGACCAAGGACGCCCGGGAGCAGGAGGCGAGCGGGCGGGAGGAGTACCTCTACCCGGCGGAGCTCAGCCTGTCGGACTACGACAAGGGCGGCAGCCACCGGTACACGCAGGAGGACGCGGCCGCGCGGGCCCGCCTGCTGCGCGAGGGGCAGCAGCTGGGTCAGAAGAAGGGGCGGGGCCGTGGCAATGTGACGGGCTTTTGCCCGGGACGCACCTTCGAGCTTCGGGGCCACGCGCGCGCCGGGCTGGACCAGACCTATCTGCTCACCCGTGTCGAGCACCTGGGCGAGGCGCCCGAGGAGCACCCCCTGTTCTCCCTGGAGGGCTCGGGCGAGGAGGTGAAGCCGGAGCGGTACGAGAACCGCTTCGAGTGCATTCCCCTGTCCGTGCCCTTCCGGCCGGAGTACCCGCTGGTGCGCAGCCGCGTCCCCGGCCTGCAGACGGCCATGGTGGTGGGGCCCGCGGGAGAGGAGATCCACACCGACGAGCACGGTCGCATCAAGGTGCGCTTCCACTGGGACCGGGTGGGCCCCGAGAACGAGAAGGCCTCGTGCTGGGTGCGCGTGGCGCAGTCCTGGGCAGGAGCCGGTTTCGGCATGTTCTCCATCCCCCGCGTGGGCATGGAGGTCGTCATCGACTTCCTGGAGGGCAACCCGGACCGGCCCCTGGTCATCGGCTGCGTCTACAACGGCGCCAACCCGCCGCCCCTGAAGCTGCCCGAGGAGCGCACCCGCACCACGCTGCGCAGCCAGAGCTCGCCGGGGGGCAGCGGCTCCAACGAGCTGCGCTTCGAGGACGCCAAGGGCCAGGAGCAGGTGTTTCTCCACGCGCAGAAGGATCAGCTGGCGGTGGTGGAGCACGACGACACCACGCAGGTGAAGAATGATCAGAGCACCACGGTGGACAACAACCAGACCAACACCGTGAAGGTCAATCAGACCGAGAGCGTGGGGGGAGACCAGGCCCTGACCGTCTCGGGCAACCGCACCAAGACGGTGAAGAAGAACGAGACCGTCACGGTCGAGCAGAACCGCACCCAGACGGTGAACGTGAACGAGACCGTCACCGTCCACGGGGAGCGCAGCCTCACGGTGGACGGCAAGGAGACATACTCGGTCGGAGGCACGCGCGCCAAGACGGTGACGGGCAAGGAGACCGTGACACTGGTGGCCGGCCGGCAGACCACCGTCACCACCAACGACGAGCTGACCGTGAGCGCCGAGCGCCTGGTCACCGCCGACGTGAAGCACCAGACCACCCAGGGCCCCACCACCTTCACCTTCGAGGGCGGGCACGTAGAGTTGAACGCGGGCAGCTACATCACGCTCGTGCATGGCTCGGGGGAAGTGACCATCGAGGACAGCGGGAAGATCTCGGTGCGCTCGGGCAATGAAATCGAGCTGAGCTGCGGTGGCTGCTCCATCAAGCTCACCCCCACGAAGATCGAGATCCTCGGCGCGGTGGAGGTCGCCCTCGCGGGCGGAGCCGGTACGGTGAAGCTGGATCCGGCGGGAGTGGCGGTGGCCGGTCCGACAGTCAGCTCGATGGGGGCCAATTTGAATGAAGTCACCGGTGGGTTGGTGAAGATCAACTGA
- a CDS encoding zinc ribbon domain-containing protein, which yields MIPFTRNYTDRSNNYGFQFEFKCDKCHNGHLSPFIASKVGMATGLLQAAGSLFGGTLSRAAYAGEHVKDALRGSAWDEAYAEAVEEARKHFKHCTRCGQWVCPQACWNEARGLCESCAPNLQEEAAHIQAHVSVEQAWTKARAVDQVESLDMKAPRSVALSACPHCAARISGGKFCSECGKPLAATHAFCTQCGTELASQARFCSECGTARGS from the coding sequence ATGATCCCGTTCACCCGCAACTACACCGACCGCTCCAACAACTACGGCTTCCAGTTCGAGTTCAAGTGCGACAAGTGCCACAACGGGCACTTGTCGCCCTTCATCGCGAGCAAGGTGGGCATGGCGACCGGACTGCTCCAGGCGGCGGGCTCTCTCTTCGGGGGCACGCTGTCGCGGGCGGCCTACGCGGGGGAGCACGTGAAGGACGCCTTGCGCGGCAGTGCCTGGGACGAGGCCTATGCCGAGGCGGTGGAGGAGGCGAGGAAGCACTTCAAGCACTGCACCCGCTGCGGACAGTGGGTCTGCCCCCAGGCGTGCTGGAACGAGGCCCGCGGCCTGTGCGAGTCCTGCGCTCCGAACCTCCAGGAAGAGGCCGCGCACATCCAGGCCCACGTGTCCGTGGAGCAGGCGTGGACGAAGGCGCGCGCGGTGGATCAGGTCGAGTCGCTGGACATGAAGGCCCCGCGCTCGGTGGCGCTGTCGGCCTGTCCGCACTGCGCCGCGCGCATCTCGGGGGGGAAGTTCTGCTCCGAATGTGGCAAGCCGCTCGCGGCGACCCATGCCTTCTGCACCCAGTGCGGCACGGAGCTGGCGTCCCAGGCGCGCTTCTGTTCCGAGTGTGGCACGGCCCGCGGTAGTTGA
- a CDS encoding glucan 1,4-alpha-maltotetraohydrolase domain-containing protein has translation MLKKKVFGGAVSLSWALALLGAPAVFAGPMDGNSGDVMLQGFHWTSYQTSPWWSIVQGKASDIGASGFTMVWLPPSSDAASNEGYLPRQLSVLNSRYGTEAQLKSAIGALHTYNVKAIADIVINHRVGTTNWADFTNPTWGSWAVTRGDEWTSATGNADTGDGYGAARDLDHTNATVQGDLKSWMNWLKSSIGYDGWRYDYVKGFNGSYVGNYNTATVPYFSVGELWTDLNLANSDAHRQQLMNWIDATGGKSTVFDFTTKGILQQAVQYNEFWRLRDSAGKPSGAIGWWAAKSVTFIDNHDTGPSTSGTSQNHWPFPSDKVMQGYAYILTHPGVPCVYWVHFYDWGHKEAIKALMSIRKAKGIHSSSAVSIQVADTSRYAAIITGTKGSVAMKIGPGDWSPGAGWTLGTSGTNYAVWTK, from the coding sequence ATGCTCAAGAAGAAAGTGTTTGGCGGAGCAGTGTCGCTGTCGTGGGCGCTGGCGTTGCTGGGCGCGCCGGCCGTGTTCGCGGGCCCCATGGATGGCAACAGCGGCGACGTGATGCTGCAGGGCTTCCACTGGACCTCGTACCAGACGTCCCCTTGGTGGAGCATCGTCCAGGGCAAGGCCTCGGACATTGGCGCCAGCGGCTTCACCATGGTGTGGCTGCCGCCCTCCAGCGACGCGGCCTCCAACGAGGGCTACCTGCCGCGCCAGCTCAGCGTGCTCAACAGCCGCTATGGCACCGAGGCGCAGCTCAAGTCGGCCATCGGCGCGCTGCACACCTACAACGTGAAGGCCATCGCGGACATCGTCATCAACCACCGCGTGGGCACCACCAACTGGGCGGACTTCACCAACCCCACCTGGGGCTCGTGGGCGGTGACGCGCGGGGACGAGTGGACGAGCGCCACGGGCAACGCGGACACGGGGGATGGCTACGGGGCGGCGCGCGACCTGGATCACACCAACGCCACGGTGCAGGGCGACCTCAAGAGCTGGATGAACTGGCTCAAGTCCAGCATCGGCTACGACGGGTGGCGCTATGACTACGTGAAGGGCTTCAACGGCTCGTACGTGGGCAACTACAACACCGCCACGGTGCCCTACTTCTCCGTGGGCGAGCTGTGGACGGACCTGAACCTCGCCAACTCCGATGCCCACCGGCAGCAGCTGATGAACTGGATCGACGCCACGGGTGGCAAGTCGACCGTGTTCGACTTCACCACCAAGGGCATCCTCCAGCAGGCCGTGCAGTACAACGAGTTCTGGCGGCTGCGTGACAGCGCGGGCAAGCCCTCGGGCGCCATCGGGTGGTGGGCGGCCAAGTCGGTGACCTTCATCGACAACCACGACACGGGACCGAGCACCTCGGGCACGAGCCAGAACCACTGGCCCTTCCCCAGCGACAAGGTCATGCAGGGCTACGCCTACATCCTCACGCACCCGGGCGTCCCGTGCGTCTACTGGGTGCACTTCTACGACTGGGGCCACAAGGAGGCCATCAAGGCGCTGATGTCCATCCGCAAGGCCAAGGGCATCCACTCCTCGTCGGCGGTGAGCATCCAGGTGGCGGACACGAGCCGGTATGCCGCCATCATCACCGGCACCAAGGGCAGCGTGGCGATGAAGATCGGCCCGGGCGACTGGTCGCCGGGCGCGGGCTGGACGCTGGGCACCTCGGGCACCAACTACGCCGTGTGGACGAAGTAG
- a CDS encoding putative metallopeptidase, with amino-acid sequence MAYLRQNLNKAVRALIRDIAAKMPEFSHVKASRILVVAGEARRASRGTVKPLCFRGGRCTDPSGRRKPVIRIHGRRMLYCITLRPRFFRASTPQGRVQTVMHELFHMSRRFDGTLHAGRRHSVLGEDFYRQLKPLVRRYLKQCPAELLEALARSEEVRVLQWLERPGPAYVPGTFRGRTVYTEEQLYYGITRMVTHKRPAVKLAKPRRKERAEKEPVH; translated from the coding sequence GTGGCCTACCTCCGCCAAAACCTCAACAAGGCCGTCCGCGCGCTCATCCGCGATATCGCCGCGAAGATGCCGGAGTTTTCCCACGTGAAGGCCAGCCGCATCCTCGTGGTGGCGGGCGAGGCCCGGCGCGCCTCGCGCGGCACGGTCAAGCCGCTGTGCTTCCGGGGCGGGCGCTGCACGGACCCCAGTGGCCGCCGCAAGCCCGTCATCCGCATCCACGGCCGGCGGATGCTCTACTGCATCACCCTGCGTCCGCGCTTCTTCCGCGCGTCCACGCCCCAGGGCCGCGTCCAGACGGTGATGCACGAGCTCTTCCACATGTCGCGCCGGTTCGACGGCACGTTGCACGCGGGGCGGCGGCATTCGGTGCTGGGCGAGGACTTCTACCGTCAGCTCAAGCCGCTGGTGCGCCGCTACCTCAAGCAGTGCCCCGCGGAGCTGCTCGAGGCGCTCGCGCGGTCGGAGGAGGTGCGGGTGTTGCAGTGGTTGGAGCGCCCCGGGCCCGCCTATGTCCCCGGCACGTTCCGCGGGCGCACGGTGTACACCGAGGAGCAGCTCTACTACGGCATCACCCGCATGGTGACGCACAAGCGCCCCGCGGTGAAGCTCGCCAAGCCGCGGCGCAAGGAGCGCGCGGAGAAGGAGCCGGTGCACTGA
- a CDS encoding LEA type 2 family protein: MRFAPRAIVHLLTFAAWLSGCASTPPAVPLGPVSLAQEETRVIAQDLASMQLRYSGELTSPQTATLEKADYELVSNGQVLEKGTAALGVTLVPGSPTAFSFMASTPSVKSPEDLQALSDKGGALLVAVRGTLTVRSGDSERTLPFAASRQVRGPRLPRVKVLAMEGARYSDEQVDLVMRLGVENPNPFPVRLDGLTWALGIQGRRLGEGTLGKQDIVDAAATGVYPVEVAVTRETWGPEVRGLIAKGTLPYEVAGELTGPLVRVPYSLSGDVKLNVSR; this comes from the coding sequence ATGCGTTTCGCCCCGCGTGCCATCGTCCACCTCTTGACGTTCGCCGCCTGGCTCTCCGGGTGTGCCTCCACCCCGCCCGCCGTCCCCCTGGGCCCCGTCTCGCTCGCCCAGGAGGAGACGCGCGTCATCGCCCAGGACCTGGCGAGCATGCAATTGCGCTACTCCGGCGAGCTCACCAGTCCCCAAACAGCCACCCTGGAGAAGGCCGACTACGAGCTCGTCTCCAACGGGCAGGTGCTGGAGAAGGGCACGGCGGCGCTGGGGGTCACCCTCGTGCCCGGCTCCCCCACGGCCTTCTCCTTCATGGCGAGTACCCCCTCCGTGAAGAGCCCGGAGGACCTCCAGGCCCTGAGCGACAAGGGGGGCGCGCTGCTCGTGGCCGTGCGCGGCACCCTGACGGTGCGCTCGGGAGACTCGGAGCGCACCCTGCCCTTCGCCGCGTCCCGGCAGGTGCGCGGGCCGAGGCTGCCCCGCGTGAAGGTGCTGGCCATGGAGGGCGCGCGCTACTCGGACGAGCAGGTGGACCTGGTGATGCGCCTGGGCGTGGAGAACCCCAATCCCTTCCCGGTGCGGCTGGACGGGCTCACCTGGGCGCTCGGCATCCAGGGGCGGAGGCTCGGAGAGGGCACGCTGGGCAAGCAGGACATCGTGGACGCGGCGGCCACCGGGGTGTATCCCGTGGAGGTGGCGGTGACACGGGAGACGTGGGGTCCGGAGGTCCGGGGGCTCATCGCCAAGGGCACGCTGCCGTACGAGGTCGCGGGTGAGCTCACCGGCCCGCTGGTGCGCGTGCCCTACTCGCTGTCCGGAGACGTGAAGCTCAACGTGTCGCGGTAG
- the aat gene encoding leucyl/phenylalanyl-tRNA--protein transferase translates to MPIYLLGDDPHLFPPPERADRTGLLAVGGDLSPERLLAAYSRGIFPWYNEGQPLLWHSPNPRFVLEPAKLHVGRSLRKTLKAGVYDIRWDTAFADVIAACARVPRPGQDGTWITDEMQRAYVTLHELGYAHSVEAWAGGELKGGFYGVSLGSAFFGESMFAHAPDASKVAFVTAVERFQSWGFHFIDCQVETEHLARFGAESWPRKHFLEALARAQREPTRRGRWSATDAPAGSSP, encoded by the coding sequence GTGCCCATCTATCTGCTCGGAGACGACCCGCATCTCTTCCCCCCGCCCGAGCGCGCGGACCGCACCGGTCTGCTCGCCGTCGGGGGAGACCTGAGCCCCGAGCGTCTGCTCGCCGCGTACTCCCGGGGCATCTTCCCCTGGTACAACGAGGGCCAGCCCCTCTTGTGGCACTCGCCCAACCCCCGCTTCGTGCTGGAGCCCGCGAAGCTGCACGTGGGCCGCTCGCTGCGCAAGACGCTCAAGGCGGGCGTCTACGACATCCGCTGGGACACCGCCTTCGCCGACGTCATCGCCGCGTGCGCCCGCGTGCCGCGTCCCGGCCAGGACGGCACGTGGATCACCGACGAGATGCAGCGCGCCTACGTCACCCTGCACGAGCTGGGCTACGCGCACTCGGTGGAGGCGTGGGCCGGGGGCGAGCTCAAGGGCGGCTTCTACGGCGTGTCCCTCGGGTCGGCCTTCTTCGGCGAGAGCATGTTCGCGCACGCGCCGGACGCCTCGAAGGTGGCCTTCGTCACCGCCGTGGAGCGCTTCCAGTCCTGGGGCTTCCACTTCATCGACTGCCAGGTGGAGACGGAGCACCTGGCGCGCTTTGGCGCCGAGTCCTGGCCGCGCAAGCACTTCCTCGAGGCGCTCGCCCGCGCCCAGCGCGAGCCCACGCGCCGGGGCCGGTGGAGCGCGACGGACGCCCCCGCCGGCTCAAGCCCTTGA
- a CDS encoding ATP-binding protein: MSQGLRSRWLRCLDESLTAEQRRLPAEELGRLRVVVGSVGLMLVLDLAYLVMIPLYPSAQRGPQVLVLGVSMLVSLGVLALVRRLRSPLLPSLLLCGSLAVSLLLASLLVEFPGGVMHGVYMLVPLLAVYLLGARRGFVFTALLAFNAAFVHELVHSGLGQTRPLFAEPITSWGNFMAGLSLLLGWALSWLYSTSREEVHAELRRTLQTLRESEGKLSSLIESTDDVVLSLDAHGRLVMANPGAQQLFARMTDGVALVPGNPLLSGCPPALREWVATRGRMALGGQRVRAEVDVLVEGRPRTVDVLFNPVREGERVVGLTLFGRDLTERKRAELQLGEMHRSLLDASRQAGMAEIATGVLHNVGNTLNSVNVSASLVMERLHDSRVSGLGRAVALLRENESRLGAFLGEDARGRQLPAYLEALSLQLTRERETMQEEMRRLVQSVDHIKSVVSMQQRHARFSGALEQVAVPALLDDALRLLAVSFDRLGIELRREYAAEVPTVLVDRHKLLQILVNLLSNARHALLEEGVEDRRLTLRVEPRGERLSISVSDNGVGIAPEVVPRLFSQGFTTKKDGHGFGLHASALTAREMGGQLSCASEGRYRGATFTLELPLGKLTPPESRA; encoded by the coding sequence ATGAGCCAGGGTCTCCGCTCCCGGTGGCTGCGGTGTCTGGATGAATCCCTGACGGCGGAGCAGCGCCGACTGCCCGCGGAGGAACTGGGCCGGCTCCGGGTGGTGGTGGGCTCGGTGGGCCTGATGTTGGTGCTCGACCTGGCCTACCTGGTGATGATTCCCCTCTACCCGTCGGCGCAGCGCGGGCCCCAGGTGCTGGTGCTGGGGGTCAGCATGCTCGTTTCGTTGGGGGTGCTGGCGCTGGTGCGCCGTCTGCGCTCGCCCTTGCTGCCGTCGCTGCTGTTGTGCGGCTCGCTCGCCGTGTCGCTCCTGCTGGCCTCGCTCCTGGTGGAGTTTCCCGGCGGGGTGATGCACGGGGTGTACATGTTGGTGCCCCTGCTGGCCGTCTATCTGCTGGGGGCGCGCAGGGGCTTCGTCTTCACCGCGCTGCTGGCCTTCAACGCGGCGTTCGTGCACGAGCTCGTCCACTCGGGCCTTGGTCAGACGCGCCCCCTGTTCGCCGAGCCGATCACCTCCTGGGGCAACTTCATGGCGGGCCTGTCGCTGCTGCTGGGCTGGGCGCTCAGCTGGCTGTACAGCACCTCGCGCGAGGAGGTCCACGCGGAGCTGCGCCGCACGCTCCAGACGCTGCGCGAGAGCGAGGGCAAGCTGAGCAGCCTCATCGAGAGCACGGATGACGTGGTGCTGTCGCTCGACGCGCATGGGCGCCTGGTGATGGCCAACCCGGGGGCGCAGCAGCTCTTCGCGCGGATGACGGATGGGGTGGCGCTGGTGCCGGGCAACCCGCTCTTGTCGGGCTGTCCTCCGGCGCTGCGCGAGTGGGTGGCGACGCGTGGCCGCATGGCCCTGGGGGGCCAGCGCGTGCGGGCGGAGGTGGACGTGCTCGTGGAGGGGCGGCCGCGCACGGTGGACGTCCTCTTCAACCCGGTGCGCGAGGGGGAGCGGGTGGTGGGCCTCACGCTCTTCGGCAGGGATCTCACCGAGCGCAAGCGCGCGGAGCTCCAGCTCGGGGAGATGCACCGCAGTCTGCTGGACGCGTCGCGCCAGGCGGGCATGGCGGAGATCGCCACCGGGGTGCTGCACAACGTGGGCAACACGCTCAACAGCGTGAACGTCTCGGCCAGCCTGGTGATGGAGCGGCTGCACGACTCGCGCGTGTCCGGGCTGGGGCGGGCCGTGGCGCTGCTGCGCGAGAACGAATCCCGGCTCGGGGCCTTCCTGGGCGAGGACGCGCGGGGACGGCAGCTTCCCGCCTACCTGGAGGCGCTCTCGCTCCAGCTCACCCGAGAGCGCGAGACGATGCAGGAGGAGATGCGGCGGCTCGTCCAGAGCGTGGATCACATCAAGTCCGTGGTGAGCATGCAGCAGCGCCATGCGCGCTTCAGCGGGGCGCTGGAGCAGGTGGCCGTGCCCGCGCTCCTGGACGATGCGCTGCGCCTGCTCGCCGTGTCGTTCGATCGGCTGGGCATCGAGCTGCGGCGCGAGTACGCCGCCGAGGTGCCGACGGTGCTGGTGGACCGGCACAAGCTGCTGCAGATCCTCGTGAACCTGCTGAGCAACGCACGCCACGCGCTGCTGGAGGAGGGCGTCGAGGATCGCCGGCTCACCCTGCGGGTGGAGCCGAGGGGCGAGCGGCTGAGCATCTCCGTGAGCGACAACGGGGTGGGCATCGCCCCGGAGGTGGTGCCACGGCTCTTCAGCCAGGGCTTCACCACGAAGAAGGACGGGCACGGCTTCGGCCTGCACGCCAGCGCCCTGACGGCGCGGGAGATGGGCGGCCAGCTGTCGTGCGCGAGCGAGGGCCGCTACCGGGGCGCCACCTTCACCCTCGAGCTGCCCCTGGGCAAGCTGACGCCTCCCGAATCAAGGGCTTGA
- a CDS encoding ATP-binding protein — protein MRPHSEASHRILVVDDNPSIHRDFHRILAHSTSGLDALDAMESRLFGEQAPVPRSTAAPFFELDFASAGEEGVRCVRDAVSAGRPYALAFVDVRMPPGLDGVETTLRMWRESSDLQVVLCSAYSDYSWDELVRKLETSERLLILRKPFDTIEVRQMAHALCEKWELLRASQQRMQGLSLAVEERTRALAEANTRLLHAQKLEALGRMSAGLAHEVNNPLSFILSNLRHVVRGLESIPWTPESTELREDLHEASRDALRGAERIARIVQDVRVFARVDEPPRERVDVREVLESAVHMAAEVLGPQSRVVRAFQEVPCVLASEHGLSQVFINLLVNAAHALRGRAQPLLRLGVLRRADGRVVVEVEDNGCGIAPENLGRLFEPFFTTKPAGMGTGLGLSICHGIVTRLGGDISVESTLGQGTTFRVMLPAAPQEG, from the coding sequence ATGAGGCCGCATTCGGAGGCGAGCCACCGCATCCTGGTGGTTGACGACAATCCCTCCATCCACCGGGACTTCCACCGCATCCTCGCGCACTCCACCTCGGGCCTCGACGCGTTGGACGCGATGGAGTCGAGGCTCTTCGGGGAGCAGGCGCCGGTGCCACGCTCCACGGCCGCCCCGTTCTTCGAGTTGGACTTCGCGTCGGCGGGGGAGGAGGGGGTGCGGTGCGTGCGCGACGCGGTGAGCGCGGGGCGCCCCTATGCGCTGGCCTTCGTGGACGTCCGCATGCCCCCGGGGCTGGATGGCGTGGAGACGACGCTGCGCATGTGGCGCGAGTCGTCGGATCTCCAAGTGGTGCTCTGCTCGGCCTACTCGGACTACTCGTGGGACGAGCTGGTGCGCAAGCTGGAGACGAGCGAGCGGCTGCTCATCCTGCGCAAGCCCTTCGACACCATCGAGGTGCGGCAGATGGCGCACGCGCTGTGTGAGAAGTGGGAGCTGTTGCGCGCGAGCCAGCAGCGGATGCAGGGGCTGTCGCTGGCGGTGGAGGAGCGCACGCGGGCGCTGGCGGAGGCCAATACCCGGCTGTTGCACGCGCAGAAGCTCGAGGCGCTGGGGCGCATGTCGGCGGGACTGGCCCACGAGGTCAACAACCCCTTGAGCTTCATCCTGTCCAACCTGCGTCATGTCGTGCGGGGGCTCGAGTCGATTCCGTGGACGCCCGAGTCGACGGAGCTGCGCGAGGACCTGCACGAGGCCAGCCGTGACGCGCTCCGGGGCGCCGAGCGCATCGCGCGCATCGTGCAGGACGTGCGCGTCTTCGCCCGGGTGGACGAGCCGCCGCGCGAGCGCGTGGACGTGCGCGAGGTGCTGGAGAGCGCCGTGCACATGGCGGCGGAGGTGCTCGGGCCGCAGTCGCGGGTGGTGCGCGCCTTCCAGGAGGTTCCCTGCGTGCTGGCCAGCGAGCATGGCCTGAGCCAGGTGTTCATCAACCTGCTCGTCAACGCGGCCCACGCCCTGCGCGGCCGCGCCCAGCCCTTGCTGCGCCTGGGCGTGCTGCGGCGGGCGGATGGCCGCGTCGTCGTGGAGGTCGAGGACAACGGGTGCGGCATCGCCCCGGAGAACCTGGGGCGGCTCTTCGAGCCCTTCTTCACGACGAAGCCCGCGGGCATGGGCACCGGCCTGGGCCTGTCCATCTGCCATGGCATCGTGACTCGTTTAGGAGGCGACATCTCGGTGGAAAGCACCCTGGGACAGGGGACGACTTTTCGTGTGATGCTGCCCGCCGCTCCCCAGGAGGGATGA